In Miscanthus floridulus cultivar M001 chromosome 5, ASM1932011v1, whole genome shotgun sequence, one genomic interval encodes:
- the LOC136452090 gene encoding uncharacterized protein, which yields MAALLLLPILLAAGLGGFGSADPAPATIVLKDGTTCTLCASCDNPCNPSYYPPPSPPPAPVATPCPPTTPSYPTPSGGGGGGGGPIIYSSPPPPAASGGGGGVGGFYYPPPTGGSAGSSGGGGGGSQQGGMYPAPPPPNPFLPYFPFYFYNPPPSSLHSSGAWAVTTAASSSSAATLILTSMLLLLLW from the coding sequence ATGGcagctctcctcctcctcccgatcCTCCTCGCCGCCGGCCTCGGCGGCTTCGGCAGTGCCGACCCGGCGCCGGCCACCATCGTGCTCAAGGACGGCACGACCTGCACCCTGTGCGCGTCCTGCGACAACCCCTGCAACCCGTCCTACTACCCGCCCCCGTCCCCTCCCCCGGCGCCGGTCGCCACGCCGTGCCCGCCCACCACGCCGTCCTATCCTACcccctccggcggcggcggcggcggaggaggcccCATCATCTACTCGTCCCCGCCTCCTCCTGCTgcttccggcggcggcggcggcgttggaggCTTCTACTACCCGCCGCCCACCGGCGGGTCTGCTGGGtccagcggcggcggaggcggcgggtcGCAGCAGGGCGGTATGTACCCGGCGCCGCCCCCGCCCAACCCGTTCCTGCCCTACTTCCCCTTCTACTTCTACaacccgccgccgtcgtcgttgcaCTCATCCGGCGCGTGGGCCGTGACGACGGCTGCCTCGTCGTCGTCCGCGGCGACGCTGATCCTCACCAGCATGCTGCTGCTTCTGCTGTGGTAG
- the LOC136449891 gene encoding heavy metal-associated isoprenylated plant protein 5-like, whose product MTTELETPRITELHVRMDCNGCGNKIKKTLSAIDGVSEVYIDQATHKITVVGMADPESLVKAIRKTKRIPTIFSHTDSGAAAAVEAQPPPPADGKAEGEAQAASSPPAEPLAADAAPPAAAAAAEEAAQAEAPAPENKEAKPAETPVARDATVVRTVHDYPYGYGHGSHRMHSEHWVRAKHPMDMHGVRYEASPYHANATTHSYVAGYGSGYGGFPVQEGRYYLPAEYYSARGKGDDRQITTIFSDENPNACNIA is encoded by the exons ATGACTACAGAACTGGAG ACACCACGAATAACGGAGCTCCATGTAAGGATGGACTGCAATGGCTGCGGGAACAAGATCAAGAAGACCCTGAGTGCCATTGATG GTGTTAGCGAAGTATATATAGATCAAGCTACCCACAAGATCACGGTGGTGGGGATGGCCGATCCTGAGAGCCTCGTCAAGGCCATCAGGAAGACCAAGAGGATCCCCACCATCTTCTCTCACACCGACTCCGGCGCCGCAGCAGCAGTCGAGGCTCAGCCGCCTCCCCCTGCCGATGGCAAAGCCGAAGGGGAGGCCCAGGCGGCTTCATCACCTCCCGCCGAACCACTAGCAGCCGACGCcgctcctccagcagcagcagcagcagcagaggagGCCGCACAAGCTGAGGCGCCCGCGCCGGAGAACAAGGAGGCAAAGCCGGCAGAAACCCCGGTGGCTAGGGATGCCACCGTGGTACGCACAGTACATGACTACCCGTATGGGTACGGCCATGGTAGCCACCGCATGCACAGTGAGCACTGGGTGAGGGCGAAGCACCCCATGGACATGCACGGCGTCAGGTACGAAGCATCACCTTACCATGCGAATGCGACGACGCACAGTTACGTAGCCGGGTATGGCAGCGGCTATGGTGGCTTTCCGGTTCAGGAAGGAAGGTACTACCTCCCTGCAGAGTACTACTCAGCAAGGGGAAAAGGAGATGACAGGCAGATCACTACCATCTTCAGCGATGAGAACCCAAATGCATGCAACATAGCGTGA
- the LOC136449890 gene encoding folate synthesis bifunctional protein, mitochondrial-like, whose protein sequence is MLLHAKESVRKMHSVAKNYFVSDLTHPPRSLNRASRHIVPFKARLFTQCSLEARSVDQEIVIAMGSNVGDRVSTFNRALQLMKSSGVNITRHACLYETAPAYVTDQPRFLNSAIRGTTRLGPHELLKMLKEIEKDIGRTGGIRYGPRPIDLDILLYGNSQIHSETLIVPHERIHERSFVLAPLVDLLGASGDDGIETSWHSLSKCSGGFFELWNKLGGESIIGTESIKRVLPVGDCLLDWCERTLVMGVLNLTPDSFSDGGKFQQVEAAISQAKLLISEGAAIIDIGAQSTRPFAKRLSPNEELERLVPVLDEITKIPEMEGKLLSVDTFYAEVANEAVKRGAHMINDVSAGQLDPRILKVAAELGVPYVAMHMRGDPSTMQSEQNLHYDNVCKEVALELYTRVREAELSGIPLWRLVLDPGIGFSKKSGHNLEVIMGLESIRREMGKMSIGASHVPILLGPSRKRFLGEICNRANPVERDVATVAAVTAGILNGANIVRVHNAGYGADAAKVCDALRKGRSCKN, encoded by the exons ATGCTCCTCCATGCTAAGGAGTCAGTTAGGAAGATGCATTCAGTTGCTAAGAACTACTTTG TGTCTGATCTTACTCATCCTCCAAGATCCTTGAACAGAGCTTCCAGACATATTGTTCCATTCAAGGCCCGTTTGTTTACGCAATGCTCACTTGAGGCCCGTTCAGTTGACCAAGAGATTGTGATTGCTATGGGAAGTAATGTGGGTGATAGAGTCAGTACATTCAACAGGGCATTGCAGCTGATGAAAAGCTCAGGCGTGAACATCACTAGGCATGCCTGTCTCTATGAGACTGCCCCTGCTTATGTGACTGATCAGCCGCGGTTTCTTAATTCTGCCATTCGGGGCACAACTAGGCTCGGGCCACATGAGCTTCTTAAAATGCTAAAGGAAATTGAGAAGGATATTGGCCGCACTGGTGGAATAAGGTATGGCCCGAGACCTATCGATCTAGACATACTTCTTTATGGCAACTCCCAGATCCATAGTGAGACTCTAATTGTGCCACATGAGCGCATCCATGAGAGGTCATTTGTTTTAGCACCTCTTGTTGACCTTCTAGGTGCATCCGGCGACGACGGTATTGAAACAAGTTGGCACTCTCTCTCAAAGTGCAGTGGAGGTTTTTTTGAATTATGGAATAAACTTGGGGGTGAATCTATAATTGGAACAGAAAGTATTAAAAGGGTATTACCTGTTGGGGATTGTTTGTTGGATTGGTGCGAGAGGACCCTTGTCATGGGGGTCCTTAATTTGACACCAGACAGCTTTAGTGATGGAGGTAAGTTTCAACAAGTGGAAGCTGCCATTTCTCAGGCTAAGTTATTAATCTCTGAAGGTGCAGCTATCATTGATATTGGTGCTCAATCTACCAGGCCCTTTGCAAAGAGATTATCTCCAAACGAGGAGCTTGAGAGGTTGGTTCCTGTTCTAGATGAGATTACAAAAATTCCTGAGATGGAGGGCAAGTTACTCTCAGTGGATACATTCTATGCAGAAGTTGCCAATGAAGCTGTGAAAAGAGGAGCTCACATGATCAACGATGTATCCGCTGGACAGCTTGATCCAAGAATTCTTAAAGTTGCAGCTGAACTGGGAGttccatatgttgcaatgcaCATGAGGGGAGATCCGTCAACTATGCAAAGCGAACAAAATTTACACTATGATAATGTCTGCAAGGAAGTTGCTTTGGAGCTATACACACGGGTGAGAGAAGCAGAGTTATCTGGGATTCCATTGTGGAGGCTAGTTCTTGATCCTGGCATTGGCTTCTCCAAGAAATCTGGACATAACCTTGAAGTAATTATGGGATTGGAATCCATTAGGAGGGAGATGGGTAAAATGAGTATAGGTGCTTCACATGTGCCAATATTATTGGGGCCTTCAAGGAAAAGATTTTTGGGTGAAATATGCAATCGTGCTAATCCAGTTGAGAGAGATGTTGCTACTGTTGCAGCTGTGACAGCTGGGATTTTGAATGGTGCTAACATAGTAAGGGTCCATAATGCTGGATATGGTGCAGATGCTGCAAAGGTTTGTGATGCATTGCGTAAGGGAAGAAGTTGCAAAAACTGA